From the genome of Pseudomonadota bacterium:
CGGCCGGAGAAGATCCCGACACTCAAGCCCGCGTTCAAGGCAGACGGCACGGTGACGGCGGCCAACGCGTCGTCGATCTCGGACGGCGCGGCCGCGCTGGTGCTCATGCGCGAGAGCGACGCGCGGACCGCCGGTCTGCCGATCCGAGCCCGGTTGCGTGGCCGCGCGAGTCACGCGCAGGCGCCGGGCTGGTTTACCACCGCCCCGGTGCCGGCAACCCAGCGTGCGCTCAGCAGGGCCGGGCTCACGGTGGCGGACATCGACGTGTTCGAAGTCAACGAAGCCTTCGCGGTCGTGCCCATGGCATTCATGCAGGAGCTCGGTGTCGGCCGCGATCGCGTGAACGTCAACGGCGGCGCCTGTGCCCTCGGTCACCCGATCGGCGCCAGCGGTGCACGCATCCTGGTCACCCTGCTGCACGCGATGGAAGCGCGTGATGTCGAGCACGGGCTCGCCGCCATATGCATCGGCGGTGGCGAGGGGGCGGCCGTTGTGCTGGAGCGCGCATGAGCCTGTTCAGTGAAGAGAACACCCTCATCCGTGACACCGCACGGCAGGTCGCTCGCGAACTGCTCGCGCCCGGCGCGCGGGCGCGCGAGGCCGCTGGGCGCATTGAAGCCGAGGTGATCGAGCAGCTCGCTGCGCTCGGATTTCTCGGCATGACCGTCGACCCGGACTGGGGCGGGGCGGGGGCCGATTACCTGAGCTACGCGCTTGCCCTGGAAGAGATCGCCTGGGGCGACGGTGCCGTCTCCACGCTGGTCTCGGTGCACAATGCGCCGTTTCTCGCCATCCTCGAGCGTTTCGCCGACGCGCGGCAGAAGGCCGACTGGTTGCCGGCGGCCGCGAGCGGGTCGTTGGTCGGCTGCTTTGCCCTCACCGAGCCCCAGGCGGGTTCCGACGCGTCGCAGCTCAGGACCACAGCGCGACTCGACGGCGATGCCTATGTGCTCAACGGGCACAAACAGTACATCTCGTCTGCCGCGCTTGGCGGAGCGACCATCGTGTTCGCCCTGACTGACCCGGCGGCCGGAAAACGCGGCATCAGCGCCTTCTACGTCGACAACGGCAGCGACGGTTTCACGGTCGAGCGGACCGAGAGCAAACTCGGCCAACACGCCTCGGACACCTGTGCACTGCGTTTCGAGAACCTGCGCGTGCCAGTCGAAAACCGCATCGGGGCGCCGGGCGAAGGGTACAAGATCGCGTTGTCCAGCCTGGAGACGGGCCGGATCGGCATCGCCGCGCAATCGGTCGGCATGGCTCAGGCCGCGTTCGATTGCGCCCACCGCTACGCCACCGAGCGCGAGGCATTCGGTCAGCCCGTGATCGCGCACCAGGCCGTGCAATTTCGCCTGGCAGAGATGGACACCGACATCGAGGCGGCACGGCAGTTGGTGCACCATGCCGCGCGGCTCAGGACCGCCGAACAACCGTGCCTGCGCGAGGCGGCCATGGCCAAGCTCTTCGCGTCCGAAATGGCCGAGCGCGTGTGTTCTGCTGCCATTCAGACACTGGGTGGCGCCGGGTACACGGCCGACTACCCGGTGGAGAAGTTCTACCGCGACGTGCGGGTATGCCAGATTTACGAGGGTACCTCGGACATACAGAAGATGCTGATCGCCCGGCAGTTCTCGACGCCCGCCGCCTGAGACGGGCCACACAGCGCAACGCCCCAGTACAGGAGCAGACCTCATGCGTTCAGACGACATTCGCGCCGCCGTGGTCACCGGTGCGGCCTCCGGGCTCGGCGAGGCGAGTGCGCGCCCACACGCCGAGGCGGGGGCCCAGGTTTGCGGGTGTTAACGCGACACTGATCGTGGCCCACAGGTCGCCGCGGACAACGGCGGGGCC
Proteins encoded in this window:
- a CDS encoding acyl-CoA dehydrogenase family protein yields the protein MSLFSEENTLIRDTARQVARELLAPGARAREAAGRIEAEVIEQLAALGFLGMTVDPDWGGAGADYLSYALALEEIAWGDGAVSTLVSVHNAPFLAILERFADARQKADWLPAAASGSLVGCFALTEPQAGSDASQLRTTARLDGDAYVLNGHKQYISSAALGGATIVFALTDPAAGKRGISAFYVDNGSDGFTVERTESKLGQHASDTCALRFENLRVPVENRIGAPGEGYKIALSSLETGRIGIAAQSVGMAQAAFDCAHRYATEREAFGQPVIAHQAVQFRLAEMDTDIEAARQLVHHAARLRTAEQPCLREAAMAKLFASEMAERVCSAAIQTLGGAGYTADYPVEKFYRDVRVCQIYEGTSDIQKMLIARQFSTPAA